One window of Myxocyprinus asiaticus isolate MX2 ecotype Aquarium Trade chromosome 4, UBuf_Myxa_2, whole genome shotgun sequence genomic DNA carries:
- the LOC127435322 gene encoding E3 ubiquitin-protein ligase CHFR-like, which yields MANQGSGQAWGKLVKVDASPGSEILLINKECTVGRRKGCDLSFPANKLVSGDHCKITQDQNSGKVWLEDVSTNGTVINMSKLVKKQTHLLQNGDVIYFVYRKNEPEQNIAYVYQAIRPQKSASQDVEDVGREEESDLTETESEPAPVEPVIVKPLPQTGHEEPQPSTSTSSFHFFNMFLSTRSGNGCPHCYENEKHVESSGCSHNTPAGNPREAVLNHPCLKRTYWTDGGQQMLMEMETERKRRKTERDYQDRFEIACTDSAAAAVVPQVDLRGAAGKEKTEGAKTDKMEESLTCIICQDLQHDCVSLQPCMHTFCAACYSGWMERSSLCPTCRCPVERIRKNHILNNLVEAYLLQHPEKCRSKEDLHSMDIRNKITQDMLQPKVERSFSDEEGSSDYLFELSDNDSDTSDSQPYMMCRQCPGYRTELSSALWICEPARLEAPAKVPGDEPSTSSETATAPQEFRCPPQGSHLICTCCLQPMPDRRAEHLPPQMSPQHCMVCQKPFCHVYWGCKRISCHGCLARFSELNLTDKCLDGVLNSNQYESEVLRNYLTSRGITWRHMLQKALQAVQQGQYHLTDYRITANSFLCYCCGLRSFRELAYKYREHIPPSELPDAVTARPDCYWGRNCRTQVKAHHAMKFNHICEQTRFKN from the exons ATGGCGAATCAAGGCAGCGGGCAAGCCTGGGGAAAACTGGTGAAAGTAGATGCATCTCCAGGCTCTGAAATATTGCTCATAAATAAGGAATGCACAGTGGGGAGAAGAAAAG GCTGTGACCTCTCATTCCCTGCTAATAAACTGGTCTCAGGGGATCACTGCAAAATCACTCAAGATCAGAACTCAGGAAAGGTGTGGCTGGAGGACGTGAG CACCAATGGAACAGTGATCAACATGTCCAAACTAGTGAAGAAACAGACGCACTTACTGCAGAATGGTGATGTCATTTACTTTGTGTACAGGAAGAACGAGCCAGAACAGA ACATTGCTTATGTTTATCAGGCCATCAGGCCACAGAAAAGTGCCTCACAGGACGTTGAAG ATGTGGGGAGAGAAGAAGAATCTGATCTGACCGAAACAGAGAGTGAACCAGCACCAGTGGAGCCTGTTATTGTGAAGCCTCTACCTCAGACTGGGCATGAGGAACCTCAgccatctacctccacctcttCCTTCCACTTCTTCAACATGTTCTTATCCACACGCTCTGGTAATGGCTGTCCGCACT GTTATGAAAATGAAAAGCATGTTGAGTCATCAGGCTGTTCCCACAATACCCCAGCAGGCAACCCAAGGGAGGCAGTCTTAAATCACCCCTGCTTGAAGAGAACTTACTGGACTGACGGAGGGCAGCAGATGCTGATGGAGATGGAAACAGAGAGGAAAAGAAGAAAAACTGAGAGAG ATTATCAGGATCGATTTGAAATTGCTTGCACTGactctgctgctgctgcagtggtTCCTCAGGTAGATCTCAGAGGAGCAGCGGGGAAAGAGAAAACTGAGGGAGCCAAAACAGACAAGATGGAAGAGTCCCTCACTTGCATCATCTGCCAAGACCTGCAGCATGATTGTGTCAG TCTTCAGCCCTGCATGCACACATTTTGCGCTGCCTGTTATTCTGGTTGGATGGAGCGCTCCTCTCTCTGTCCCACCTGTCGCTGTCCTGTGGAGAGGATCCGTAAAAACCATATCCTCAACAACCTTGTGGAGGCATACCTTCTTCAACACCCAG AGAAGTGTCGCAGCAAAGAGGACTTGCACAGTATGGATATTCGAAATAAGAtcacacaagacatgctgcagcCTAAGGTTGAACGCTCATTCTCAGACGAGGAGGGAAGTTCAGACTATCTGTTCGAGCTCTCAGACAATGACAGTGACACCTCTGACAG tcAGCCCTACATGATGTGTCGGCAGTGTCCGGGCTATCGTACAGAGCTTAGTTCTGCCCTGTGGATCTGTGAGCCGGCTCGATTAGAGGCGCCAGCTAAAGTGCCTGGAGATGAACCCTCTACATCCTCTGAAACTGCCACAG CTCCTCAGGAGTTCAGGTGTCCTCCTCAGGGCAGTCACCTCATCTGCACCTGCTGCCTGCAGCCCATGCCTGACAGACGCGCAGAGCACCTTCCCCCACAGATGTCCCCTCAACACT GTATGGTGTGCCAGAAGCCTTTCTGTCATGTGTACTGGGGCTGCAAGCGGATCAGTTGTCATGGTTGCCTTGCACGTTTCAGTG AACTCAACCTTACTGATAAATGTCTGGATGGAGTTTTGAATAGCAATCAGTATGAGTCAGAAGTCCTTCGG AATTATTTGACTTCTAGAGGAATTACCTGGAGGCATATGCTACAGAAAGCACTTCAGGCAGTACAACAAGGCCAGTACCATTTAACAG ATTACAGAATTACTGCTAACTCCTTCCTGTGCTACTGTTGTGGACTTCGCTCTTTTAGAGAGCTTGCATACAAATACAGAGAGCACATTCCTCCATCAGAGTTGCCAG ATGCTGTGACCGCCAGACCAGACTGTTACTGGGGACGCAACTGTCGGACTCAAGTGAAAGCACACCACGCTAT GAAATTCAACCACATATGTGAGCAGACACGCTTCAAGAACTAA